A DNA window from Carassius gibelio isolate Cgi1373 ecotype wild population from Czech Republic chromosome A8, carGib1.2-hapl.c, whole genome shotgun sequence contains the following coding sequences:
- the lrrtm4l2 gene encoding leucine-rich repeat transmembrane neuronal protein 4 isoform X2 — MGPLLWEGRLSCFLIHASVLLLLSKGERMCPVHCRCEGKIVYCESGAFQDVPENISLGCQGLSLRYNSLLLLLPYQFAHLNQLVWLYLDHNSINLVDRLAFQGLRRLKELILSSNKIVQLQNGTFETVPNLRNLDLSYNQLQDLMPGHFYGLRKLQNLHLRSNNINTIPVRTFMECRSLEFLDLGYNRLRTITRTTFLGLLRLTELHLEHNQFSRINFFLFPRLLNLQALYLQWNRIRTVVQGSPWTWHTLQKLDLSGNEIQVLDPAIFRCLPNLHMLSLESNKISNVSQEVVSSWISISTINLAGNIWDCSSSICPLVSWLRNFRGTRDASIICSTPKSLQGERVMDAVRNNSVCEEIYTVEPTTELNLILTTTTTTTLWPTEITTTTPRTTTRQLSQVTHIQRLTPKVLFPVQSNNEFLQPLTVTPTSLPFTPEPEFEHMTFHKIIAGSVALFLSVSLILLVIYVSWRRYPNSMRQLQQHSIRRKRRKKTQEPEHNINSQLQEYYLSYNHANAETMDSLVNGACTCTISGSRECENAYMYPRPLPGAWMGDISTIH; from the exons GGCCCTTACTCTGGGAAGGGCGCCTGTCATGTTTTCTTATCCATGCTTCTGTTCTCCTGCTACTCAGCAAGGGGGAACGGATGTGCCCTGTGCATTGCCGCTGCGAAGGCAAGATTGTTTACTGCGAATCAGGCGCCTTTCAAGACGTCCCAGAGAACATCTCTCTAGGGTGCCAGGGTCTGTCCCTGCGGTACAACAGCCTCCTATTGTTGCTACCTTACCAGTTTGCTCACCTCAACCAGCTGGTCTGGCTCTACCTTGACCACAATTCCATCAACCTAGTGGATAGACTGGCTTTCCAAGGACTTCGTAGGCTAAAGGAACTAATCTTAAGCTCTAACAAGATTGTGCAGTTGCAAAACGGCACCTTTGAGACTGTCCCAAACCTTCGCAACCTTGACCTGTCCTACAACCAGCTGCAGGACTTGATGCCGGGGCATTTTTATGGACTACGCAAACTTCAGAATCTTCACCTGCGATCAAATAACATCAATACCATCCCTGTCCGTACTTTTATGGAATGTCGAAGCCTGGAGTTTCTAGATCTGGGTTATAATCGCCTAAGGACTATAACTCGTACGACCTTTCTGGGACTGCTCAGGCTGACAGAGCTTCACCTTGAGCACAATCAATTTTCTAGGATCAACTTTTTCCTATTTCCACGCCTCTTAAATCTGCAGGCACTTTATCTGCAATGGAATCGCATACGGACAGTCGTCCAAGGTTCGCCTTGGACTTGGCACACTTTACAGAAATTGGATCTATCAGGCAATGAGATTCAAGTTTTGGATCCTGCTATTTTTAGGTGTTTGCCCAACTTGCATATGCTCAGTCTGGAGTCTAACAAGATCAGCAACGTGTCCCAGGAAGTTGTTTCATCATGGATCTCAATTAGCACTATCAATCTGGCAGGAAATATATGGGACTGTAGCTCTAGTATTTGCCCCCTGGTGTCTTGGCTGAGGAATTTCAGGGGAACTAGAGATGCCAGCATTATTTGCAGCACTCCCAAATCCCTTCAGGGGGAAAGAGTCATGGATGCAGTGAGGAACAACTCAGTGTGTGAGGAGATATACACTGTGGAACCGACAACAGAATTAAATCTTATTCTGACAACTACTACTACGACAACACTTTGGCCAACCGAAATCACCACTACAACCCCACGCACCACAACTAGACAGCTTTCTCAAGTTACCCACATACAAAGACTCACCCCAAAGGTTTTATTTCCTGTTCAGTCCAACAATGAATTCCTACAACCCCTAACGGTAACACCTACCAGCCTACCCTTCACCCCCGAACCCGAGTTTGAGCATATGACCTTCCACAAGATCATCGCCGGCAGCGTTGCCCTATTTCTCTCAGTGTCTTTAATCCTGTTAGTGATTTATGTCTCATGGCGACGATACCCTAACAGCATGAGGCAACTCCAGCAGCACTCTATTCGACGCAAGCGCAGGAAAAAGACTCAAGAGCCTGAGCACAACATCAACTCTCAACTGCAAGAGTACTATCTAAGCTACAACCATGCCAATGCTGAGACCATGGACTCTTTGGTTAACGGGGCATGCACCTGCACCATCTCGGGCTCCAGAGAGTGCGAG AATGCATACATGTATCCCAGACCACTTCCAGGGGCCTGGATGGGAGACATATCTACAATTCACTGA
- the lrrtm4l2 gene encoding leucine-rich repeat transmembrane neuronal protein 4 isoform X1 yields MGPLLWEGRLSCFLIHASVLLLLSKGERMCPVHCRCEGKIVYCESGAFQDVPENISLGCQGLSLRYNSLLLLLPYQFAHLNQLVWLYLDHNSINLVDRLAFQGLRRLKELILSSNKIVQLQNGTFETVPNLRNLDLSYNQLQDLMPGHFYGLRKLQNLHLRSNNINTIPVRTFMECRSLEFLDLGYNRLRTITRTTFLGLLRLTELHLEHNQFSRINFFLFPRLLNLQALYLQWNRIRTVVQGSPWTWHTLQKLDLSGNEIQVLDPAIFRCLPNLHMLSLESNKISNVSQEVVSSWISISTINLAGNIWDCSSSICPLVSWLRNFRGTRDASIICSTPKSLQGERVMDAVRNNSVCEEIYTVEPTTELNLILTTTTTTTLWPTEITTTTPRTTTRQLSQVTHIQRLTPKVLFPVQSNNEFLQPLTVTPTSLPFTPEPEFEHMTFHKIIAGSVALFLSVSLILLVIYVSWRRYPNSMRQLQQHSIRRKRRKKTQEPEHNINSQLQEYYLSYNHANAETMDSLVNGACTCTISGSRECEV; encoded by the coding sequence GGCCCTTACTCTGGGAAGGGCGCCTGTCATGTTTTCTTATCCATGCTTCTGTTCTCCTGCTACTCAGCAAGGGGGAACGGATGTGCCCTGTGCATTGCCGCTGCGAAGGCAAGATTGTTTACTGCGAATCAGGCGCCTTTCAAGACGTCCCAGAGAACATCTCTCTAGGGTGCCAGGGTCTGTCCCTGCGGTACAACAGCCTCCTATTGTTGCTACCTTACCAGTTTGCTCACCTCAACCAGCTGGTCTGGCTCTACCTTGACCACAATTCCATCAACCTAGTGGATAGACTGGCTTTCCAAGGACTTCGTAGGCTAAAGGAACTAATCTTAAGCTCTAACAAGATTGTGCAGTTGCAAAACGGCACCTTTGAGACTGTCCCAAACCTTCGCAACCTTGACCTGTCCTACAACCAGCTGCAGGACTTGATGCCGGGGCATTTTTATGGACTACGCAAACTTCAGAATCTTCACCTGCGATCAAATAACATCAATACCATCCCTGTCCGTACTTTTATGGAATGTCGAAGCCTGGAGTTTCTAGATCTGGGTTATAATCGCCTAAGGACTATAACTCGTACGACCTTTCTGGGACTGCTCAGGCTGACAGAGCTTCACCTTGAGCACAATCAATTTTCTAGGATCAACTTTTTCCTATTTCCACGCCTCTTAAATCTGCAGGCACTTTATCTGCAATGGAATCGCATACGGACAGTCGTCCAAGGTTCGCCTTGGACTTGGCACACTTTACAGAAATTGGATCTATCAGGCAATGAGATTCAAGTTTTGGATCCTGCTATTTTTAGGTGTTTGCCCAACTTGCATATGCTCAGTCTGGAGTCTAACAAGATCAGCAACGTGTCCCAGGAAGTTGTTTCATCATGGATCTCAATTAGCACTATCAATCTGGCAGGAAATATATGGGACTGTAGCTCTAGTATTTGCCCCCTGGTGTCTTGGCTGAGGAATTTCAGGGGAACTAGAGATGCCAGCATTATTTGCAGCACTCCCAAATCCCTTCAGGGGGAAAGAGTCATGGATGCAGTGAGGAACAACTCAGTGTGTGAGGAGATATACACTGTGGAACCGACAACAGAATTAAATCTTATTCTGACAACTACTACTACGACAACACTTTGGCCAACCGAAATCACCACTACAACCCCACGCACCACAACTAGACAGCTTTCTCAAGTTACCCACATACAAAGACTCACCCCAAAGGTTTTATTTCCTGTTCAGTCCAACAATGAATTCCTACAACCCCTAACGGTAACACCTACCAGCCTACCCTTCACCCCCGAACCCGAGTTTGAGCATATGACCTTCCACAAGATCATCGCCGGCAGCGTTGCCCTATTTCTCTCAGTGTCTTTAATCCTGTTAGTGATTTATGTCTCATGGCGACGATACCCTAACAGCATGAGGCAACTCCAGCAGCACTCTATTCGACGCAAGCGCAGGAAAAAGACTCAAGAGCCTGAGCACAACATCAACTCTCAACTGCAAGAGTACTATCTAAGCTACAACCATGCCAATGCTGAGACCATGGACTCTTTGGTTAACGGGGCATGCACCTGCACCATCTCGGGCTCCAGAGAGTGCGAGGTATGA